The proteins below come from a single Desulfomonile tiedjei genomic window:
- a CDS encoding energy-coupling factor transporter transmembrane protein EcfT, giving the protein MIEDISFGGYLPGDSVLHRLDPRTKLLGMAVLLLAAFANSNASGILLTAAAVVALAWLTRTGWRVWAWGLSRFAWMLVVVAGANLFFRSGGELIYLGEWELPFTVEGVQTGLKFTVQVLEAIMLSMILTFTTTPRQLSRAAQRFASPLTRLKVPVEDLGVVLLLAIRFIPLLQQELRTIIDAQRSRGVEFRRGNLLVRSHNLAAVLVPALVATLRRADTLALAMTARGFVPGQPRSEYRPLRFSEMDYAATICLAAFLAVRIFVSS; this is encoded by the coding sequence TTGATAGAAGATATATCCTTCGGCGGATACCTCCCCGGTGATTCGGTCCTGCACCGGCTTGACCCCAGGACAAAGCTCTTGGGAATGGCAGTTCTGTTGTTAGCTGCCTTTGCAAACTCCAATGCCTCCGGGATACTGCTAACCGCTGCGGCGGTGGTCGCGCTGGCCTGGCTCACTCGAACAGGATGGCGGGTATGGGCCTGGGGACTGTCCCGGTTTGCCTGGATGCTTGTAGTGGTCGCGGGGGCAAACCTATTTTTCAGATCCGGAGGTGAACTCATATATTTAGGTGAATGGGAATTGCCTTTCACTGTAGAGGGTGTTCAGACGGGTTTGAAATTCACGGTGCAGGTCTTGGAAGCAATCATGCTCTCCATGATTCTGACATTCACCACAACACCGAGACAACTGTCGCGCGCGGCCCAGCGTTTCGCGTCCCCTTTGACCCGTTTGAAGGTCCCTGTCGAGGACCTGGGCGTCGTGCTGTTATTGGCCATAAGGTTTATTCCGCTCCTGCAACAGGAACTGCGAACCATAATTGACGCGCAAAGGTCGCGTGGGGTGGAATTCCGCCGCGGCAACCTGTTGGTGCGATCCCATAATCTGGCCGCGGTGCTCGTCCCGGCCCTGGTGGCCACTCTCAGGCGCGCGGATACCCTTGCCTTGGCCATGACTGCCAGAGGGTTTGTGCCGGGACAACCTCGGTCCGAATACAGGCCGCTCAGATTTTCGGAGATGGATTACGCAGCGACGATCTGCCTAGCAGCTTTCCTGGCAGTCCGTATCTTCGTGTCTTCATGA
- a CDS encoding GNAT family N-acetyltransferase codes for MPDRNGIKRVDKRGEEFEITNSGFEERWALVEMYDRFTPKAITQGLPPANTDARYQWINSLLENGENFLAWHQGKLVGHASIIVDTAKRDGEYLIFMDQSCRNRGMGTELTRAAIEKARDMGLNRVWLTVEALNFRAIKLYRKMGFVFCDSGERERTMILQL; via the coding sequence ATGCCGGATAGAAATGGCATAAAACGCGTGGACAAGCGGGGTGAAGAATTTGAAATCACAAACAGCGGTTTCGAAGAGCGGTGGGCCCTTGTGGAAATGTATGACCGCTTCACCCCCAAGGCCATTACTCAGGGCCTCCCACCCGCAAATACCGATGCCCGCTATCAATGGATAAACAGTCTTTTGGAGAACGGAGAGAATTTCCTAGCCTGGCATCAGGGGAAACTGGTCGGCCACGCTTCCATAATTGTTGACACGGCCAAGAGAGACGGGGAATACCTCATCTTTATGGACCAATCCTGCCGAAATCGTGGAATGGGAACAGAGCTTACCCGTGCGGCAATCGAAAAGGCCCGTGATATGGGGCTCAACAGAGTTTGGCTTACCGTTGAGGCCCTAAACTTTAGAGCGATAAAATTGTACAGGAAGATGGGGTTCGTTTTTTGTGATTCGGGAGAGCGCGAGCGCACAATGATTCTGCAATTGTGA
- a CDS encoding Crp/Fnr family transcriptional regulator, which translates to MLLKNMSPEVEYPGMNSHWHLMESDFFEDLSDAKEDFFSLATRRSFHRGECIFAVGDPGDFCYYLVGGSVKIFRPTIEGKEPIFWIRRPGELFGIAEIVNRNERFCSAQALGHCAAYQVHARDFEGLLLRHARVATKVISMLGRRIRYLCGQIENITVSDVPSRLAKLLICLGYNQLVSLKGPDGPVRFRLDLTQAELAAMMGSCQQTISESLKKLEQQGIIEISGKEITILHPSEILEHTYH; encoded by the coding sequence ATGCTATTGAAGAACATGTCACCCGAGGTAGAGTATCCAGGGATGAATTCCCATTGGCACCTGATGGAATCCGATTTCTTTGAGGATCTGTCTGACGCGAAAGAAGATTTTTTTTCTTTGGCAACGAGGCGGAGTTTTCATAGAGGCGAATGCATCTTTGCCGTTGGGGACCCGGGTGATTTTTGCTACTACCTGGTCGGCGGATCGGTGAAAATTTTTCGCCCGACGATTGAGGGCAAAGAACCTATTTTTTGGATTCGGAGACCCGGCGAGCTGTTCGGAATTGCTGAGATCGTAAACAGAAACGAGAGGTTTTGTAGTGCCCAAGCCCTGGGCCATTGCGCGGCGTATCAGGTTCACGCAAGGGATTTTGAAGGACTTTTGTTGCGACACGCGAGGGTAGCAACGAAGGTTATCTCTATGTTGGGCAGACGTATCAGGTACCTCTGCGGACAGATCGAAAACATCACCGTCTCAGATGTGCCTTCTAGGCTTGCCAAACTGCTCATTTGCCTGGGCTACAACCAATTGGTCTCCTTGAAGGGTCCTGACGGCCCAGTCAGGTTCCGGCTGGATCTGACTCAGGCAGAACTGGCTGCAATGATGGGATCTTGCCAACAAACCATCAGCGAAAGTCTCAAAAAACTGGAACAGCAGGGAATTATCGAAATCTCCGGAAAAGAGATCACCATTCTTCACCCTTCGGAGATTCTCGAACACACCTACCATTAG
- a CDS encoding histone deacetylase, which translates to MALKVCVVRDDRFLLHQTGLDHPERPGRLKSIYRMLDKEFPEGLLSIDPEPATLEHLELVHTPAYIKRVLRTSEREFTNLAPDTPAGPQSYLAAWLAVGGCIKGLQALISGRCDACFALVRPPGHHALPDRPGGFCIFNNLGIAAKYAIERHGFRRILIVDWDMHHGHGLQELFWETQKVLYVSSHNIGWYPHSGDWDHVGAGEGLGYTINIPVPKEIADVDLLYLYWKVLGPVIRKYKPELIFVAAGFDGHERDPIGRTRLTEKAFRWLTELLIDLRDAVRPPPLLFTLEGGFDVAALTNCVREVLDVLTDKGRRERVPITLSPRAMEIFEKLEAVHKPFHVWTD; encoded by the coding sequence ATGGCACTGAAGGTTTGTGTTGTCCGGGACGACCGTTTTTTGCTTCATCAAACGGGCCTCGATCATCCTGAGCGTCCCGGCCGATTGAAGAGCATTTACCGGATGCTGGACAAGGAATTCCCGGAAGGGCTCCTAAGCATTGATCCGGAACCGGCTACTTTGGAACACTTGGAACTGGTCCATACTCCCGCCTATATCAAGCGAGTCCTGAGGACCTCGGAACGGGAATTCACAAACCTCGCTCCGGACACCCCGGCCGGCCCGCAGTCCTATTTGGCCGCATGGCTGGCCGTGGGTGGATGCATCAAGGGACTCCAGGCTCTTATCTCCGGGCGGTGTGACGCTTGCTTTGCTCTGGTGAGACCTCCCGGGCATCATGCGCTACCTGACCGGCCCGGCGGCTTTTGTATTTTCAACAATCTCGGAATCGCGGCGAAATATGCGATCGAGCGCCACGGGTTCCGCCGAATTCTCATCGTTGACTGGGACATGCACCACGGTCACGGTCTACAGGAGCTTTTTTGGGAGACGCAGAAAGTACTGTATGTTTCCTCTCACAATATCGGCTGGTATCCTCATTCCGGGGACTGGGACCACGTCGGGGCCGGAGAAGGGCTCGGTTACACGATTAACATTCCTGTGCCAAAAGAAATTGCCGACGTTGATTTGCTCTACCTGTATTGGAAGGTCCTTGGCCCCGTGATCAGGAAGTACAAGCCCGAATTGATTTTCGTGGCCGCGGGTTTCGACGGACACGAACGGGACCCGATCGGCAGGACGCGGCTCACGGAGAAGGCATTCCGGTGGTTAACCGAACTGTTGATAGATCTGAGAGACGCGGTACGGCCGCCTCCGTTGCTCTTCACTCTCGAAGGCGGCTTTGACGTGGCAGCGCTGACAAATTGCGTGAGAGAAGTGCTCGACGTCCTGACCGACAAAGGACGTAGAGAGCGTGTCCCGATTACCCTGTCCCCGCGGGCAATGGAGATTTTTGAAAAGCTGGAAGCTGTTCATAAGCCTTTTCACGTTTGGACCGATTGA
- a CDS encoding cyclic nucleotide-binding/CBS domain-containing protein, translating to MLLQFLGKTLPFKDLDSPSLERLATRWVIDYFPKGSLIFEQGVTEVTHLFLIQKGGVKAYLTRPDTVKVLVDFGGEGAAFGASSLIRGHKADLNVEAVEDTFCFLLARGDFLKLMQSNPRLSHYYLTSFSEDFVLAAYSELRQDRVKAKNQERLYLFNKRVQDLVKGPVEAIAPSATVQQAAARMSAKRIGSLLVRDDAGSLIGIVTDKDLRSKVVAKGLDPGCSVADIMASPVQTIPARSLCFDAMLAIMQRQVGHLVVEHQDEIVGVVTAHDIVLSQGSSPVNLFKEIASQTRIEDLHELSRKIPFLVRSLIEEGGKAPNITRIITVLNDSLLDRLFSLLRLDFGPPPVPFCWLMLGSEGRKEQTFRTDQDNSLVYQDPRDPDERRQAESYFEAFVPQAVDHLIACGYPPCKNETAASNPRWCKPYSTWESYFSEWVSTPDPHEVRRARVFFDFRGGHGHSALADGLREKFATLARHQHTFLVHLAGDCLLDLPPLSFFRNFIVEKDGERSNRLDLKNRGLLPIVNFARLMALCHGIQETNTFARMELLAKQGHIPADLYADIREAYEFQTQLNLVHQLRMAESGQAPDSFIDPGDLSDLERKTLKDAFSVINRLRGFIKEAFPSVI from the coding sequence ATGCTCCTTCAATTCCTGGGCAAAACTCTGCCGTTCAAGGATTTGGACAGCCCCAGCCTGGAACGCCTCGCCACCCGGTGGGTCATAGATTATTTTCCCAAGGGGAGCTTGATTTTCGAGCAAGGCGTAACCGAGGTCACGCATCTGTTTCTGATTCAGAAGGGCGGCGTCAAGGCATATTTGACCAGACCGGATACGGTGAAGGTGTTGGTGGATTTTGGAGGCGAAGGAGCTGCGTTTGGCGCTTCCAGCCTCATAAGAGGCCATAAAGCGGACCTGAATGTTGAGGCCGTGGAAGACACCTTCTGTTTCTTGCTGGCAAGAGGAGACTTCCTAAAACTGATGCAGAGCAATCCGCGTCTTTCGCATTACTACCTCACGAGCTTCTCGGAGGATTTTGTGCTGGCTGCTTATTCCGAGTTGCGACAAGACAGAGTTAAGGCCAAGAATCAAGAAAGGCTGTACCTTTTTAACAAACGAGTCCAGGACCTTGTCAAAGGCCCCGTGGAGGCAATCGCGCCATCCGCCACAGTACAGCAGGCGGCCGCACGAATGTCCGCGAAGAGAATCGGGTCCTTGCTCGTTCGAGACGACGCCGGGAGCCTGATCGGAATAGTCACGGACAAGGACCTTCGGAGCAAAGTGGTTGCCAAGGGGCTTGATCCCGGTTGTTCGGTTGCAGATATCATGGCGTCTCCTGTCCAAACCATCCCGGCCCGGTCTCTGTGTTTCGACGCCATGCTCGCAATCATGCAGCGGCAAGTGGGGCACCTGGTCGTCGAACACCAAGATGAGATCGTGGGAGTCGTTACGGCCCACGATATAGTTTTGTCGCAAGGTTCGTCGCCCGTGAACCTCTTCAAGGAAATTGCTTCCCAAACCAGAATCGAAGACCTGCATGAATTGTCCCGGAAGATCCCTTTTCTCGTCAGAAGCCTTATCGAAGAAGGGGGGAAGGCCCCTAATATCACCAGGATCATCACGGTTCTGAACGACAGCTTGCTGGATCGCCTTTTTTCACTACTTAGACTTGATTTCGGGCCGCCGCCCGTGCCGTTCTGTTGGTTGATGCTAGGCAGCGAGGGACGAAAAGAGCAGACATTCCGGACAGACCAGGACAACAGCCTCGTGTACCAAGATCCTCGTGATCCCGACGAACGCAGGCAGGCTGAAAGCTATTTCGAGGCATTTGTCCCACAGGCCGTGGATCATCTGATCGCGTGCGGATACCCTCCCTGCAAGAATGAAACTGCGGCGTCCAATCCCAGATGGTGCAAGCCGTACTCAACCTGGGAAAGCTATTTCTCGGAATGGGTTTCCACACCTGACCCTCACGAAGTACGTCGGGCCCGCGTGTTTTTCGATTTCCGGGGCGGTCACGGACACAGTGCTCTAGCAGACGGACTCCGGGAGAAGTTCGCGACCCTGGCACGGCATCAGCACACATTCCTGGTTCACCTTGCCGGTGATTGTCTGCTCGACTTGCCCCCACTCTCGTTCTTTCGAAATTTCATTGTGGAAAAGGACGGTGAAAGGTCTAATCGTCTGGATCTGAAGAATCGAGGACTGCTGCCGATTGTCAACTTCGCGCGATTGATGGCATTGTGTCACGGAATTCAAGAGACCAACACGTTCGCAAGAATGGAGCTGCTGGCCAAACAAGGTCATATCCCCGCGGACTTGTACGCGGATATCCGCGAGGCCTATGAATTCCAGACCCAGCTCAATCTGGTGCATCAGCTAAGGATGGCGGAATCGGGACAGGCCCCGGACAGTTTTATCGATCCGGGTGATCTGTCCGATCTTGAGCGCAAGACGCTCAAAGACGCGTTCTCGGTAATCAACAGGTTGCGCGGGTTCATCAAAGAGGCATTCCCCTCCGTGATCTAG
- a CDS encoding AMP-binding protein gives MIKARIPPETSDEDVKSLDKMYREFTWADMEQEFTWQQTGELNIAHEAVDRWAKNRDRRDRKALVFEKAGTVREFSYLDLRDSSCQWANLLIECGFAEGDRLFIFLPNCPEIYFVMIACARIGVIFCPLYPTLRYDEIEVRLQNSKPKGIVTHPDLLEKLPAYALGGVEHVLLTEGPATGTLPGKIIVPERLEQLPKRSIIRWVRGTTPLYLIYTSGSTGPPKGVVHAHQDMLGQLMTARYVLGVTEASRVWTDGNPGWIAAAVYGSFAPWLCGATVVIQGDPSSASTLYRTLEKHRVTIWFTTPRTVTRLMEAGEDLPGRYDLSSLLHIATAGETLSPDQFYWARKVLNRSPHDTWWMTETGMICIANFSATSIKPGSMGRAVPGVEVAVLDEKGEPLPPLAMGELALKPGWPSMLTGIWQDPPRYQAYFRHRGWFLTGDMVTRDDDGYFYHEGRNDDLIRVGETLIGPYEIEQVLMMHPAVEEAAAISLGSASAKTCVKAFVSIRQDFPSSARLNHEIKTFVKANFSPELPLTEVVFLDELPKTHSGKLLRRVLRARELGLPSGDTSKLKE, from the coding sequence ATGATCAAGGCCAGAATACCCCCGGAGACCTCGGACGAGGATGTCAAATCATTGGACAAGATGTACCGGGAATTCACATGGGCCGACATGGAACAGGAGTTTACCTGGCAGCAGACTGGAGAACTCAACATTGCCCATGAAGCCGTAGATCGGTGGGCAAAGAATAGAGACAGACGCGACCGAAAGGCCCTGGTTTTTGAAAAGGCCGGAACGGTGCGGGAGTTCAGCTATCTCGACTTACGGGACAGTTCTTGCCAGTGGGCCAATTTACTGATCGAATGCGGGTTCGCGGAGGGCGACCGCCTATTCATATTCCTGCCCAACTGTCCCGAAATCTATTTCGTGATGATTGCTTGCGCACGTATCGGGGTTATTTTCTGCCCACTGTATCCGACTCTGAGGTACGACGAGATCGAGGTGCGGCTTCAAAATTCGAAGCCCAAAGGAATAGTCACGCACCCGGACCTGCTCGAAAAGCTTCCTGCATACGCCCTGGGCGGGGTGGAGCATGTTTTGCTTACGGAAGGGCCTGCCACAGGGACGCTTCCGGGCAAAATCATAGTGCCGGAACGCCTCGAACAATTGCCGAAAAGAAGTATCATACGATGGGTTCGCGGGACCACGCCGCTCTATCTGATCTATACATCGGGCTCGACAGGGCCGCCCAAAGGCGTGGTCCACGCGCATCAGGACATGTTGGGACAGTTGATGACTGCAAGGTATGTCCTCGGCGTCACTGAAGCCTCCCGCGTCTGGACCGACGGCAATCCCGGGTGGATAGCAGCAGCGGTTTACGGGTCTTTTGCGCCGTGGTTGTGCGGAGCAACCGTGGTGATTCAGGGCGACCCGTCATCGGCTTCGACCTTGTACAGGACCTTGGAAAAGCATCGGGTCACTATATGGTTCACTACGCCGCGAACCGTCACCAGGTTGATGGAGGCCGGGGAAGACCTGCCTGGCAGGTACGATCTATCAAGCCTGCTCCACATAGCCACTGCCGGCGAAACGCTCAGCCCGGACCAGTTCTACTGGGCAAGGAAGGTCTTAAACCGCTCCCCGCACGACACCTGGTGGATGACTGAAACAGGCATGATTTGCATAGCTAATTTCTCCGCAACGAGCATAAAACCCGGCAGCATGGGACGGGCTGTTCCGGGCGTGGAAGTCGCGGTTCTGGACGAAAAGGGCGAACCGCTTCCTCCGCTTGCCATGGGGGAATTGGCTCTGAAGCCGGGATGGCCTTCCATGCTGACCGGCATCTGGCAGGACCCGCCGCGTTATCAAGCCTATTTCCGTCACCGAGGCTGGTTCCTTACAGGAGACATGGTTACGAGAGACGATGACGGGTACTTTTACCATGAAGGCCGAAACGACGACCTCATAAGGGTCGGCGAAACCCTCATCGGACCTTATGAAATCGAGCAGGTGCTCATGATGCACCCGGCTGTCGAAGAAGCCGCGGCAATTTCGCTCGGCTCAGCCTCTGCCAAAACATGCGTAAAGGCGTTCGTATCCATAAGACAGGACTTCCCCTCGTCAGCGAGGCTCAACCATGAGATCAAGACGTTCGTGAAGGCCAATTTCTCCCCGGAGTTGCCCTTGACTGAGGTAGTGTTTCTCGACGAACTCCCGAAGACTCATTCCGGAAAGCTGCTCCGACGAGTGCTCCGCGCCCGCGAACTTGGCCTCCCCAGCGGCGATACATCGAAGCTGAAGGAATGA
- a CDS encoding HEPN domain-containing protein encodes MSAPETNYSAWLVKAENDFLNMENNLQAAQVPWDTVCFHAQRAAEKLLKGFLVHQGQAPTRTHDLVALLARSVQFESGLNVMEEDCRRLSAYAVGSRYPDDLFEPTKEDALAMLEAARRVREQVLKRLPGCPR; translated from the coding sequence ATGAGCGCCCCTGAGACCAACTATTCGGCGTGGCTCGTAAAGGCAGAAAACGATTTCCTTAACATGGAAAACAACCTGCAAGCGGCTCAGGTGCCCTGGGACACAGTCTGTTTCCACGCCCAGCGGGCAGCTGAGAAGCTCCTCAAAGGGTTTTTGGTTCATCAGGGACAAGCGCCGACACGAACACACGACCTGGTCGCCTTGCTTGCGAGATCTGTTCAGTTCGAAAGTGGTTTAAATGTAATGGAGGAAGATTGTCGCAGGCTTTCTGCTTATGCAGTAGGGTCGCGATACCCGGACGATCTGTTCGAGCCGACCAAAGAAGATGCTTTGGCTATGCTTGAAGCAGCGCGGAGAGTCCGTGAACAAGTCTTGAAGCGCCTGCCCGGTTGTCCGCGGTAG
- a CDS encoding phosphate/phosphite/phosphonate ABC transporter substrate-binding protein codes for MKRRLGLAVAILLVASFASIVEADVKFGVLAQRSAEITLKEWEPLANYLTHQLGQKVTIVPLKFEEVLDFCRDEPTGFLFANSWFILRAKVYRKAKILATARIKGSGSHFGGVIFARSDSGIRSLPDVRDKVLMCMKFASPGGWLFQKGVLVKHEITPEKDCKLLVEGQTHDEVVLAVKDGRADVGTVRTNILETMEREGKIKKQDFFILNETKHQNFHEVCSTPLYPEWTVASLKDTAPELASKVKTALLSLPPGHPALEGARNKLEGFEEPVDHDPLEELLKFLRVEPFKKG; via the coding sequence ATGAAAAGGCGACTAGGTTTGGCCGTGGCGATTCTTTTGGTAGCGTCATTCGCGTCCATTGTCGAAGCGGACGTGAAATTCGGTGTGCTGGCTCAGCGATCAGCAGAGATTACTCTTAAGGAGTGGGAACCTCTGGCCAATTATTTGACCCACCAACTGGGCCAGAAGGTAACGATAGTCCCCCTTAAGTTTGAGGAAGTTCTTGATTTCTGCCGTGATGAACCCACCGGCTTCCTTTTTGCCAATTCGTGGTTTATCTTGAGAGCCAAAGTCTACAGAAAAGCCAAGATTCTTGCGACAGCGAGAATAAAGGGATCAGGGAGCCATTTCGGCGGAGTAATATTCGCTCGCAGCGACAGCGGAATCCGGTCCCTTCCTGACGTTCGTGACAAAGTACTCATGTGCATGAAGTTTGCCTCTCCTGGCGGCTGGCTTTTTCAAAAAGGAGTGCTGGTGAAGCATGAGATTACACCGGAAAAGGACTGTAAATTGCTTGTCGAAGGGCAAACCCACGATGAGGTAGTCTTGGCAGTGAAAGACGGAAGGGCAGACGTGGGGACTGTGAGGACGAACATACTCGAAACAATGGAGCGCGAAGGCAAAATCAAAAAGCAGGATTTCTTCATTCTCAATGAAACGAAACACCAGAATTTTCACGAGGTCTGCAGCACGCCACTTTATCCCGAGTGGACGGTGGCCTCTCTGAAGGATACGGCTCCTGAACTTGCCTCGAAGGTCAAGACAGCGTTGCTGTCACTTCCGCCCGGTCATCCCGCCTTAGAAGGTGCTCGCAACAAGTTGGAGGGATTTGAGGAACCCGTGGATCATGACCCTCTGGAGGAGTTGCTCAAATTCCTCAGAGTTGAACCCTTTAAGAAAGGGTGA
- a CDS encoding nucleotidyltransferase domain-containing protein — translation MERKELEAIAQKIAERFQPVRIVVFGSHARGEAGEDSDLDLFVEMESDQRPPERAIEVSAIFGLRQWPLDVVVYTPEEVERLRKVRGTLLSIIEAEGEVLYERP, via the coding sequence ATGGAGAGAAAAGAACTCGAAGCCATTGCACAAAAAATCGCTGAAAGATTCCAGCCCGTGAGGATTGTGGTCTTTGGAAGCCACGCGAGGGGAGAAGCCGGCGAGGACAGCGATCTTGATCTTTTTGTGGAAATGGAAAGCGATCAGCGCCCACCGGAGAGGGCGATCGAGGTAAGCGCCATTTTCGGCCTTCGTCAATGGCCTCTGGATGTGGTCGTCTATACGCCGGAAGAGGTGGAGCGTCTGAGGAAGGTCCGAGGTACCCTTTTGTCCATTATTGAGGCCGAAGGGGAGGTGCTTTATGAGCGCCCCTGA
- the acs gene encoding acetate--CoA ligase, with product MENAPKWYDTHLEEYRKIAYIKSMEEYQELYRRSIEDVDNFWGEMADEYISWYKKWDFVLRYDFEAAKIEWFGGAELNVTYNCLDRHLPKLKNRVAYYWDGDDPGESRTLTYQELYEQVNKLAAVLKAQGIQKGDRVIIYMPMILELPIAMLACARIGAIHCVIFGGFSAESIAGRVQDCNPKMVITVDGGYRAGKVLALKKNVDEALTRFPEVNKIIVFNRANLGLKLNPEKEFWWHELMADPSLPSYVEPERMNAEDPLYILYTSGSTGKPKGVLHTQAGYLLHVAMTTKLVFDLKDHETFWCTADIGWVTGHSYIVYGPLCLGFTSVMFEGVPSYPDFGRFWEIVEKHRVDKFYTAPTAIRALAKEGEDYVKKHDVSSLKLLGTVGEPINPEAWRWYHHNVGRDWCPIVDTWWQTETGGQLMTPLPGVAPIKPGSCSFPFFGVDPVILDPDTGEEVKYPSQEGALFLKRPWPGMMRTVYGDHERFRETYFSRMPGMYFTGDGAKKDEDGYYWIIGRIDDVINVSGHRMGTAEVESALVLHPQVAEAAVVGFPHPIKGQGIYAFVTVNTGATKSDELKKELVQLVRTQIGPIATPDAIQWADGLPKTRSGKIMRRILKKIAAGQVNDLGDTTTLADPTVVENLVNERIGTNA from the coding sequence ATGGAGAATGCTCCAAAGTGGTATGACACCCATCTCGAAGAGTACCGGAAGATTGCATACATCAAGAGCATGGAAGAGTACCAAGAACTCTACCGCAGATCAATCGAGGATGTAGACAACTTCTGGGGGGAAATGGCCGATGAGTACATTTCCTGGTACAAGAAATGGGATTTCGTGCTCCGTTACGATTTTGAGGCGGCCAAAATCGAGTGGTTTGGCGGAGCCGAGCTGAATGTCACGTACAACTGCCTTGACAGGCACCTTCCAAAGCTGAAAAACCGCGTAGCCTACTACTGGGACGGCGACGACCCGGGAGAATCAAGGACCCTCACCTACCAGGAGCTTTACGAACAGGTAAACAAACTTGCAGCGGTGCTCAAAGCCCAGGGAATCCAAAAAGGGGACAGGGTCATCATTTACATGCCCATGATCCTGGAACTGCCCATCGCGATGTTGGCTTGCGCCAGAATAGGCGCCATCCACTGCGTCATCTTCGGGGGATTCAGCGCCGAATCCATTGCGGGTCGCGTGCAGGACTGCAACCCAAAGATGGTCATCACGGTTGACGGGGGCTACCGGGCAGGAAAGGTGCTTGCACTGAAAAAGAATGTGGATGAAGCCCTCACGCGGTTCCCTGAAGTTAATAAGATCATTGTCTTCAATCGCGCTAACCTTGGCCTCAAACTGAATCCGGAGAAAGAGTTTTGGTGGCATGAGCTGATGGCTGACCCATCTCTGCCCTCATACGTCGAACCCGAACGCATGAACGCAGAAGATCCCCTCTACATTCTGTATACCAGCGGGAGCACCGGCAAACCCAAGGGGGTGTTGCATACTCAAGCCGGTTACTTGCTTCACGTGGCCATGACCACCAAGCTGGTTTTCGACCTCAAGGACCATGAAACCTTCTGGTGCACAGCAGACATCGGCTGGGTTACAGGCCACAGTTACATAGTTTACGGGCCGCTCTGCCTCGGTTTCACCAGCGTCATGTTCGAGGGAGTCCCCAGCTATCCGGACTTTGGCCGATTCTGGGAGATCGTGGAAAAGCACCGTGTGGACAAGTTTTACACCGCTCCGACGGCTATCCGTGCCTTGGCTAAGGAAGGCGAGGATTACGTGAAAAAACACGACGTTTCCTCGTTGAAGCTGTTGGGGACCGTGGGCGAACCGATTAATCCGGAGGCCTGGAGATGGTATCATCACAATGTAGGCCGCGATTGGTGTCCGATCGTCGATACATGGTGGCAGACGGAAACCGGTGGGCAGCTGATGACCCCATTGCCTGGGGTGGCTCCAATCAAGCCCGGTTCATGTTCGTTTCCGTTCTTTGGAGTTGACCCGGTGATCCTCGATCCTGATACGGGTGAAGAGGTGAAGTACCCCAGCCAGGAGGGGGCCCTCTTCCTCAAACGACCGTGGCCCGGAATGATGAGAACCGTGTACGGAGATCACGAACGATTCAGAGAAACTTATTTCTCCCGCATGCCCGGCATGTATTTCACAGGGGATGGAGCGAAGAAGGACGAAGACGGGTACTATTGGATCATCGGCCGCATCGACGACGTCATTAATGTTTCCGGGCATCGTATGGGAACAGCGGAGGTGGAATCCGCTTTGGTTCTCCATCCTCAGGTCGCGGAGGCTGCGGTGGTCGGATTCCCACATCCGATAAAAGGACAGGGGATCTACGCTTTCGTAACCGTTAACACCGGCGCCACGAAATCCGATGAACTGAAAAAAGAGCTGGTGCAATTAGTTCGAACTCAAATAGGTCCGATTGCGACACCGGATGCAATTCAATGGGCGGATGGCCTGCCTAAAACCCGTAGCGGCAAGATCATGAGGCGCATTCTGAAGAAGATAGCCGCGGGTCAGGTAAATGATCTTGGCGACACGACGACTCTTGCGGATCCGACAGTGGTCGAGAACTTGGTGAACGAACGCATTGGTACCAACGCATAA